Proteins encoded together in one Diceros bicornis minor isolate mBicDic1 chromosome 18, mDicBic1.mat.cur, whole genome shotgun sequence window:
- the IFI35 gene encoding interferon-induced 35 kDa protein, producing the protein MALRALQEEQVRLKMRLQELKQLRQELRDCPQDKVPFPMPEVPLVFRGHTQQGREVPKSLVSNLRIHYPLPGGSALVTFDDPKVAQQLLQQKEHKILMEECRLPVQVQPLELPMVTTIQVSSQMSDRKVLVSGFPASLRLSEEELLDKLEIFFGKTRNGGGDVETRELLQGGVMLGFARDGVAQRLCQIGKFTVPLGRQQCPLRVSPYMSGEIQKAEITYRPVIQSVLVLNIPNILDPPELHDILEIHFQKPTRGGGEVEALTVVPQGQRGLAVFTAQSG; encoded by the exons ATG GCCCTCCGTGCCCTTCAGGAGGAACAGGTCAGACTAAAGATGAGGCTGCAGGAGCTGAAGCAGCTCAGACAGGAGCTGAGGGACTGCCCCCAAGACAAG GTCCCATTCCCAATGCCTGAGGTCCCCCTGGTGTTCCGCGGACACACTCAGCAGGGCAGGGAAGTGCCCAAGTCCTTGGTTTCCAACCTACGGATCCACTACCCTCTGCCTGGAGGCTCTGCTCTGGTCACCTTTGATGACCCCAAGG TGGCCCAGCAGTTGCTACAACAAAAGGAGCATAAGATCCTCATGGAAGAGTGCCGGCTGCCGGTGCAGGTCCAGCCCTTGGAGCTGCCCATGGTGACCACGATCCAG GTGTCCAGCCAGATGAGTGACCGGAAAGTACTGGTCAGCGGGTTTCCTGCCAGTCTCAGGCTGAGTGAGGAGGAGCTGCTAGACAAGCTGGAGATCTTCTTTGGCAAGACCAGGAATGGGGGTGGCGATGTGGAGACTCGGGAACTGCTGCAAGGGGGTGTCATGCTGGGCTTTGCCAGGGATGGAG TGGCCCAGCGCCTGTGCCAGATTGGCAAGTTCACAGTGCCACTGGGTCGGCAGCAGTGCCCTCTGAGAGTCTCTCCCTACATGAGCGGGGAGATCCAGAAGGCCGAG ATCACGTACCGGCCAGTGATCCAGTCGGTGCTGGTGCTCAACATTCCTAACATCCTGGACCCCCCGGAGCTGCATGATATCCTGGAGATTCACTTCCAGAAGCCCACCCGTGGGGGTGGAGAGGTGGAGGCCCTGACAGTCGTACCCCAGGGACAGAGGGGCCTGGCGGTCTTCACCGCCCAGTCGGGCTAG
- the VAT1 gene encoding synaptic vesicle membrane protein VAT-1 homolog, translating to MSAEREVAEAATVVAAAEAGAREDASSQPSNAEAASDAQPPAASEGVAAASPPLRCLVLTGFGGYDKVKLQSRPAAPPAPGPGQLTLRVRACGLNFADLMARQGLYDRLPPPPVTPGLEGAGVVIAVGEGVTDRKVGDRVMVLIRSGMWQEEVTVSSAQTFLIPEAMTFEEAAALLVNYITAYMVLFDFGNLRPGHSVLVHMAAGGVGMAAVQLCRTVENVTVFGTASASKHEVLKENGVTHPIDYHTTDYVDEIKKISPKGVDIVMDPLGGSDTAKGYNLLKPMGKVVTYGMANLLTGPKRNLMALARTWWNQFSVTALQLLPANRAVCGFHLGYLEGEVELVSGVVARLLALYNQGHIKPHIDSVWPFEKVADAMRQMQEKKNVGKVILVPGPEKEN from the exons ATGTCCGCCGAGAGAGAGGTAGCCGAGGCGGCCACTGTGGTGGCAGCGGCCGAGGCAGGGGCCAGAGAAGACGCCTCTTCGCAGCCCTCGAATGCCGAGGCAGCCAGCGACGCCCAGCCGCCCGCGGCCTCCGAGGGGGTCGCCGCCGCGTCGCCGCCGCTGCGCTGCCTGGTGCTCACTGGCTTCGGCGGCTACGACAAGGTGAAGCTGCAGAGCCGACCGGCCGCGCCCCCGGCCCCCGGGCCCGGCCAGCTGACGCTGCGCGTCCGGGCCTGCGGGCTCAACTTCGCCGACCTGATGGCTCGGCAGGGGCTGTATGACCGGCTGCCGCCGCCGCCCGTCACTCCGGGCTTGGAGGGCGCGGGCGTCGTGATCGCCGTGGGCGAGGGAGTCACCGACCGCAAG GTAGGGGACCGGGTGATGGTGTTGATCCGGTCGGGCATGTGGCAGGAGGAGGTGACTGTGTCCTCGGCCCAGACCTTCCTGATACCTGAGGCCATGACCTTTGAGGAAGCCGCTGCTTTACTGGTCAATTACATCACCGCCTACATGGTCCTCTTTGACTTTGGCAACCTACGGCCTGGCCACAGCGTCTTGGTACACATGGCTGCAG GGGGTGTGGGTATGGCTGCCGTGCAGCTGTGCCGCACAGTGGAGAATGTGACAGTGTTTGGAACAGCCTCGGCCAGCAAGCACGAGGTGCTGAAGGAGAACGGGGTCACACACCCCATCGACTACCACACGACTGACTACGTGGATGAGATCAAGAAGATCTCCCCCAAAG GAGTGGACATCGTCATGGATCCTCTGGGTGGGTCAGATACTGCCAAGGGCTACAACCTCCTCAAACCCATGGGCAAAGTGGTCACGTATG GAATGGCCAACTTGCTGACGGGCCCCAAGCGGAACCTGATGGCCCTGGCACGCACGTGGTGGAATCAGTTCAGCGTGACAGCTCTACAGCTGCTGCCGGCCAACCGAGCTGTGTGCGGCTTCCACCTGGGCTACCTGGAGGGCGAGGTGGAGCTGGTCAGTGGGGTGGTGGCCCGCCTCCTGGCTCTGTACAACCAGGGCCACATCAAACCCCACATTGACTCGGTGTGGCCCTTCGAGAAG GTGGCGGATGCCATGAGGCAGATGCAGGAGAAGAAGAATGTGGGCAAAGTCATCCTGGTGCCTGGACCAGAGAAGGAGAACTAG